A genomic segment from Actinoplanes sichuanensis encodes:
- a CDS encoding pectate lyase, with translation MIALGLGAAVVFTNFASAAVPEASGEQVVTETIEVTGVFDGENKRFIGGGALGDGGQDEGQDALFELADGATLRNVILGSPAADGVHCSGSCTLSGVHWEDVGEDAATFRGTNATVVIEGGSAAKADDKVFQDNRGAGGSVTIRDFEVSDFGKLYRSCGNCSTQAARTVRLENITATAPGDVLAGINSNLGDRLTIDGVTLVGDDIELCDRFEGNDTGDEPTKIGSGPDGTSCIASNVTGP, from the coding sequence GTGATCGCTCTCGGACTGGGTGCGGCAGTCGTCTTCACGAACTTCGCGTCGGCGGCGGTGCCCGAGGCCAGCGGCGAGCAGGTGGTGACCGAGACGATCGAGGTCACCGGGGTCTTCGACGGTGAGAACAAGCGGTTCATCGGCGGTGGCGCGCTGGGTGACGGCGGGCAGGACGAGGGACAGGACGCGCTGTTCGAGCTGGCCGACGGCGCGACGTTGCGCAACGTGATCCTGGGCAGCCCGGCCGCTGACGGGGTGCACTGTTCCGGCAGTTGCACGCTGTCCGGGGTGCACTGGGAGGACGTCGGTGAGGACGCGGCGACGTTCCGGGGCACGAACGCGACCGTGGTGATCGAGGGCGGCAGCGCGGCGAAGGCCGACGACAAGGTGTTCCAGGACAATCGGGGCGCGGGTGGTTCGGTGACGATCCGCGACTTCGAGGTGTCCGACTTCGGCAAGCTCTACCGGTCGTGTGGCAACTGCTCGACGCAGGCGGCGCGGACCGTACGGCTGGAGAACATCACCGCGACCGCGCCGGGTGACGTGCTCGCCGGCATCAATTCGAACCTCGGCGACCGGCTGACGATCGACGGGGTGACCCTGGTCGGCGACGACATCGAGCTGTGTGACCGGTTCGAGGGCAACGACACCGGTGACGAGCCGACCAAGATCGGTTCCGGCCCGGACGGCACGAGCTGCATCGCGAGCAACGTGACCGGTCCGTGA
- a CDS encoding fibronectin type III domain-containing protein, whose protein sequence is MSRSPLTPAIERARALISSGDLGSAQVLLERAVELGRENLGEDDPDVLTAQRELAGVFLQSDDPMAARRMLEDAYAAGQWRLGDSDPLMLHISHDLGVVAQELGNRHEARKAFGRVAANGPAALGEGHRFVVQARSYLGEDPSGATVRPDAPPTQPAPVPSPAPPPPTVTPVADLTPAPPVNDVLPVPPVSNTPPVNNVAAVLNPAVDVPPVPQPRTGEVDARAALERPTDVLPVTRPDGRSGNPWDAAPAVPEQRRPVQQPPQPVQQAPLPVQQAPVPVQQAPYPVQQAPLPVQQRGPQPVHQGGYGSVDNPQVAYQGGYPPPQHVLPQSTEWPTTPQVESGADGAYRKRAFAVGLTVVATLVALVAVGALVVVLMNREGKKEEGPVTPVATASAGPQLGGAPPTRVKLTDRGASIDVSWRDPSGGKAPFMITMAREGQQLKPVAQVGLGKTKTSVDGLNPKLQYCFAVVAVYTSDLYASSTQVCTERG, encoded by the coding sequence CGCCTCTCACCCCTGCCATCGAACGTGCGCGTGCCCTGATCTCCTCCGGTGATCTCGGGTCGGCTCAGGTTCTGCTGGAGCGGGCGGTGGAGTTGGGGCGGGAGAACCTCGGGGAGGACGATCCGGACGTTCTGACCGCTCAGCGGGAGTTGGCCGGGGTGTTCCTGCAGTCGGATGATCCGATGGCGGCCCGGCGCATGCTCGAGGACGCCTACGCGGCCGGGCAGTGGCGGCTCGGTGACAGTGATCCGCTCATGCTGCACATCTCCCACGACCTCGGTGTCGTCGCTCAGGAGTTGGGCAACCGGCACGAGGCCCGCAAGGCGTTCGGCCGGGTGGCGGCCAACGGGCCTGCGGCCCTCGGCGAGGGCCACCGGTTCGTGGTCCAGGCACGGTCCTACCTGGGAGAGGATCCTTCAGGCGCGACGGTACGGCCGGACGCCCCGCCCACCCAGCCGGCGCCGGTCCCCAGCCCCGCGCCCCCGCCGCCGACCGTGACGCCGGTCGCCGACCTGACGCCCGCGCCTCCGGTGAACGACGTGCTCCCAGTGCCGCCGGTGAGCAACACACCCCCGGTGAACAACGTGGCGGCGGTTCTGAACCCGGCCGTCGACGTGCCGCCGGTGCCGCAGCCCCGGACCGGGGAGGTGGATGCCCGGGCGGCGCTGGAGCGGCCCACCGACGTGCTCCCGGTCACCCGGCCCGACGGGCGTTCCGGGAATCCGTGGGATGCCGCCCCCGCGGTCCCGGAGCAGCGGCGACCGGTTCAGCAGCCTCCGCAGCCGGTTCAGCAGGCCCCGCTGCCGGTTCAGCAGGCTCCAGTGCCGGTTCAGCAGGCCCCGTATCCGGTTCAGCAGGCTCCGCTGCCGGTTCAGCAGCGCGGGCCGCAACCCGTTCACCAGGGCGGATACGGTTCTGTGGATAACCCGCAGGTCGCCTACCAGGGCGGATACCCGCCACCGCAGCACGTGCTCCCGCAGAGCACCGAGTGGCCGACGACACCTCAGGTCGAATCCGGGGCGGATGGGGCGTACCGCAAGAGGGCTTTTGCTGTTGGTTTGACCGTTGTCGCGACGCTGGTCGCGCTGGTCGCGGTGGGTGCCCTCGTGGTCGTGCTGATGAACCGCGAGGGGAAGAAGGAGGAGGGGCCGGTCACACCGGTGGCCACCGCCTCGGCCGGGCCGCAGCTCGGCGGTGCGCCGCCGACCAGGGTCAAACTGACCGATCGGGGTGCGTCGATCGATGTCAGCTGGCGGGATCCGAGCGGCGGGAAGGCGCCGTTCATGATCACGATGGCTCGGGAGGGTCAGCAGCTCAAGCCGGTCGCGCAGGTCGGCCTGGGCAAGACGAAGACCAGTGTCGACGGCCTGAATCCGAAGCTCCAGTACTGCTTCGCAGTGGTCGCCGTCTATACCTCGGATCTGTACGCCAGTTCGACTCAGGTGTGCACCGAACGGGGCTGA
- a CDS encoding DUF58 domain-containing protein has translation MIVAAFALLGVGFRYGYPDLALLGASAALAVVAAVVFAFWRPRLGVTRVADPDRVARGEPADVTLTISNTSRMRAATLIATDRCGSTSVEVPLLRFRAGHDTVETYPVPTHRRGLVPIGPLHVTRRDPLGLITLARGYGETIVVRVYPKVHPLRAVPAGLTRSLDGSVDKVPHGSITFDTLREYVPGDELRRVHWRSSAKVGELMVREQLDTAEPTIVVLLDDRASAHQGDSFEDACEAAASIVVAAVREDLPVSLHLVGGGATGPHLDVLTEASLGDGDLAATLRRLRAQKIGDTLIFLTGPGGRADLGAVSGLRGVYPIALAGILGDRDSSPAAATDRLLVIEAADGAEFAAAWDGMRGW, from the coding sequence CTGATCGTCGCGGCGTTCGCACTGCTCGGGGTCGGTTTTCGCTACGGATATCCGGATCTGGCGCTGCTCGGGGCGTCCGCTGCGCTCGCCGTGGTGGCGGCGGTGGTGTTCGCGTTCTGGCGGCCCCGGCTCGGCGTGACCCGGGTGGCCGATCCGGATCGGGTCGCCCGTGGCGAGCCGGCTGACGTCACGCTGACCATCAGCAACACCAGCCGGATGCGGGCCGCCACCCTGATCGCCACCGATCGCTGCGGGAGCACGTCGGTCGAGGTGCCGCTGCTGCGGTTTCGGGCCGGGCACGACACCGTCGAGACCTATCCGGTGCCCACCCATCGGCGCGGGCTCGTGCCGATCGGGCCGCTGCATGTCACCCGACGTGACCCGCTCGGGCTGATCACCCTGGCCCGGGGCTATGGCGAGACGATCGTGGTGCGGGTCTATCCGAAGGTGCATCCGCTGCGTGCGGTTCCGGCCGGGCTCACCCGGAGCCTGGATGGGAGCGTCGACAAGGTGCCGCACGGGTCGATCACGTTCGACACCCTGCGTGAGTATGTGCCCGGGGACGAGTTGCGGCGGGTGCACTGGCGCAGTAGCGCCAAAGTGGGTGAGCTGATGGTCCGGGAGCAGCTCGACACCGCCGAGCCGACGATCGTGGTGCTGCTCGACGACCGGGCCTCGGCGCATCAGGGGGACAGTTTCGAGGACGCCTGTGAGGCCGCGGCTTCGATCGTGGTGGCCGCTGTCCGGGAGGATCTGCCGGTCAGCCTGCATCTCGTCGGGGGCGGCGCCACCGGGCCGCATCTGGATGTGCTGACCGAGGCCTCGCTCGGCGACGGGGATCTCGCGGCCACTCTTCGCCGGCTGCGGGCGCAGAAGATCGGGGACACGCTGATCTTCCTCACCGGGCCGGGTGGGCGTGCGGATCTCGGCGCTGTCAGTGGGCTGCGGGGGGTGTACCCCATCGCGCTCGCCGGGATCCTCGGCGACCGTGACTCGTCGCCCGCCGCCGCCACCGACCGCCTGCTGGTGATCGAGGCCGCCGACGGCGCCGAGTTCGCCGCCGCCTGGGACGGGATGCGCGGATGGTGA
- a CDS encoding FAD-dependent oxidoreductase gives MPSHDLVPLDLTADVVVVGGGPAGTWAALTAAESGADVLLLDKGYCGTSGPTASGGTGVWYTRPDPAEREKAMAGREALGGFLQDRRWMARVLDQTYENMNRLEAEARYPFPIVDGEPYKRGVQGPEYMRRMRSWIKRAGVRILDHSPATELLVDGSGTVAGVRGHRRQHGTDYRVRARAVVLATGGCAFLSKALGCDVSTGDGALFAAEAGAEMSGMEFSNAYGIAPAFTSVTKTAYYGFATFFHSDGTPLDGAGSQGGRSVIARELLRTGIVLCQIDQATPEQQEQMRLGQPNFFLPFNRLGIDPFTDRFPVTLLLEGTVRGTGGIRITGDDCATTVPGLYAAGDAATRELICGAFTGGGSHNSAWAMSSGTFAGRGAAAFATSLGASAVRRKLIGVGGAGIRPDEGGRAVGRDDALDVIRRQVHPYDKNYLRNGSRLRPALAHLDAVWEGFRGGAIAHGGELPGLRQAAAMVAHARWMYTSALARTESRGMARREEYPDLDPNQHHRIAVGGLDRIWTRPEAVTGREPAAA, from the coding sequence ATGCCCTCACATGACCTCGTCCCCCTCGACCTGACCGCCGATGTGGTGGTCGTCGGCGGCGGGCCCGCCGGGACCTGGGCCGCGCTGACCGCCGCCGAGTCCGGCGCCGACGTGCTCCTGCTCGACAAGGGATACTGCGGCACCAGCGGTCCGACCGCCTCCGGCGGCACCGGCGTCTGGTACACCCGGCCCGACCCGGCCGAGCGGGAGAAGGCGATGGCCGGCCGCGAGGCGCTCGGCGGGTTCCTGCAGGATCGGCGCTGGATGGCCCGGGTGCTGGACCAGACGTACGAGAACATGAACCGTCTCGAAGCCGAAGCCCGCTACCCGTTCCCGATCGTCGACGGCGAACCGTACAAGCGTGGCGTGCAGGGCCCCGAGTACATGCGTCGGATGCGCTCCTGGATCAAGCGGGCCGGCGTGCGGATCCTCGACCACAGCCCGGCGACCGAACTGCTCGTCGACGGTTCCGGCACGGTCGCCGGGGTGCGCGGGCACCGCCGTCAACACGGCACCGACTACCGGGTGCGCGCCAGGGCGGTGGTGCTGGCGACCGGCGGGTGCGCGTTCCTCAGCAAGGCGCTCGGCTGTGACGTGTCGACCGGGGACGGCGCACTGTTCGCCGCCGAGGCGGGTGCCGAGATGTCCGGGATGGAGTTCTCCAACGCGTACGGCATCGCGCCCGCGTTCACCAGCGTGACCAAGACGGCGTACTACGGGTTCGCGACGTTCTTCCACAGCGACGGCACCCCGCTCGACGGCGCCGGCAGTCAGGGCGGCCGGTCGGTGATCGCGCGTGAGCTGCTGCGCACCGGGATCGTGCTGTGCCAGATCGACCAGGCCACCCCGGAGCAGCAGGAGCAGATGCGGCTCGGGCAGCCGAACTTCTTCCTCCCGTTCAATCGGCTCGGCATCGACCCGTTCACCGACAGGTTCCCGGTCACGCTGCTGCTCGAAGGCACGGTCCGCGGCACCGGCGGGATCCGGATCACCGGCGACGACTGCGCCACCACGGTTCCCGGGTTGTACGCGGCGGGTGACGCCGCCACCCGGGAGTTGATCTGTGGCGCGTTCACCGGTGGCGGCAGCCACAACTCGGCGTGGGCGATGTCGTCCGGGACGTTCGCCGGGCGCGGGGCGGCGGCGTTCGCCACGTCGCTCGGGGCTTCGGCGGTGCGGCGGAAGCTGATCGGGGTCGGCGGCGCCGGGATCCGGCCGGACGAGGGCGGTCGGGCGGTCGGGCGGGACGATGCCCTCGACGTGATCCGGCGGCAGGTGCATCCCTACGACAAGAACTACCTGCGTAACGGCTCGCGGCTGCGGCCGGCGCTGGCACATCTCGACGCGGTGTGGGAGGGGTTCCGCGGCGGGGCGATCGCGCATGGCGGCGAACTTCCGGGGCTTCGGCAGGCGGCGGCGATGGTCGCGCATGCGCGGTGGATGTACACGAGTGCTCTGGCCCGTACCGAAAGTCGCGGTATGGCCCGTCGTGAGGAATATCCGGACCTGGACCCGAACCAGCACCACCGCATCGCCGTCGGCGGTCTGGATCGGATCTGGACCCGGCCGGAAGCCGTCACCGGCCGTGAGCCGGCGGCCGCCTGA
- a CDS encoding 4Fe-4S dicluster domain-containing protein: MIEIVSASRCVTCDVCIAVCPTNVFELGPGGIPVIARQGDCQTCFMCEAHCPADALFVAPFTHPAPADSPLRDEAHLAASGLLGSYRREIGWGRGRKPGARLAVGPELGRARITSAALP; the protein is encoded by the coding sequence ATGATCGAAATCGTCTCCGCGTCGCGCTGTGTCACCTGCGACGTCTGCATCGCGGTCTGCCCGACCAACGTCTTCGAGCTCGGCCCCGGCGGGATTCCGGTGATCGCCCGCCAGGGTGACTGCCAGACCTGCTTCATGTGCGAGGCGCACTGCCCGGCCGACGCGCTGTTCGTGGCGCCGTTCACCCATCCGGCGCCCGCCGATTCGCCGCTGCGTGACGAGGCGCACCTCGCCGCGTCCGGGCTGTTGGGCAGCTATCGGCGGGAGATCGGCTGGGGCCGCGGTCGCAAACCGGGCGCCCGCCTGGCGGTCGGTCCGGAACTCGGCCGCGCCCGCATCACCTCAGCCGCCCTCCCCTGA
- a CDS encoding fibronectin type III domain-containing protein, with protein MFSRGRLVTMATVAVLVAGLGLTVRGLGAADDALASFDAASWVWSKGAGELARVNGVSARIDTRANVPDGLRHQVQVSQSDRFVLLRDVNTGAIASMDLTDLQVYWNQQSQPGIGVSVALHGDDAFVIDAVQGKVQQVDPSSVQPVGEPLQFPPGISGGVFDGSGRLWVAVPSEGTVTSIASGEAGATRVRTDPVAAPSHDLAVTALDQGIAVLDRTTNALVRVDEKGAGQPTTLPLNSPGELPPRSEDDMIAITLPDERRVFTVTPAGVRDVTIPDSGGELRPAVTYQGYLYVPENDGTVHVFDSTGKQQAPIDIDRPGGDLELEVRENRLFINAPGSSTARVVDDNHEVHSVDKYDDNVLGGDPPPVKAPPAPPKQEKPKKPQAAKPGAPRSVRAAAGNAEVRVSWQAAPDNGAAISKYVVAGAGRTFQVGADQRSLVVDQLINGQKYKFGVHAVNRKGDGPGRSSNEVMPTAEVPDAPGAPVAEAKPDGTVAVTWPAANGQGHDIVRYAVTAVTEGGTAPIGEATGTELTVAAGQVEFGKSYAFTVVAINDIGAGSKASAVSNSVVPFAAPGAPENLAAATVAGQAGAVSVTWTAPADNGRPITKYVVKAGGKETEVTATSTTLTELGNGTNVQVEVTAVNEAGPGPAATASARTVAAPTVTVTGVDPTYNTAKVTFSVNNGGGTTTCTLTVTGGGKGSTGSCSSLSASGLKPSTSYTFTVTAKNAAGNQAKGMAKTTDALYGTATCINGKTGDQKTYCDKDVDGRNGNEIFKVTRQDDDQQAGWVENGTKLKTYCKKAGEEVYAFVYNDDKRSTWWIQVDYKGKTYIPWAWLNLDGGDDLGDLSTC; from the coding sequence ATGTTCAGCCGGGGCCGACTGGTCACGATGGCCACTGTCGCCGTCCTGGTGGCCGGTCTCGGGCTCACCGTGCGCGGGCTCGGCGCCGCCGATGACGCGCTGGCCAGCTTCGACGCCGCGTCGTGGGTGTGGAGTAAGGGGGCCGGCGAGCTGGCCCGGGTCAACGGGGTGAGCGCCCGCATCGACACCCGCGCCAACGTGCCCGACGGGCTGCGTCACCAGGTGCAGGTCAGCCAGAGCGACCGGTTCGTGCTGCTCCGCGACGTCAACACCGGTGCGATCGCCTCGATGGACCTCACCGACCTGCAGGTCTACTGGAATCAGCAGTCCCAGCCGGGCATCGGCGTGAGCGTGGCACTGCACGGCGACGACGCGTTCGTCATCGACGCGGTGCAGGGCAAGGTGCAGCAGGTCGACCCGTCGAGCGTGCAGCCGGTGGGCGAGCCGCTGCAGTTCCCGCCGGGCATCAGCGGCGGCGTCTTCGACGGCTCCGGCCGGCTGTGGGTGGCCGTGCCGAGCGAGGGCACCGTGACGTCGATCGCCTCGGGTGAGGCGGGAGCCACCCGGGTGCGTACCGATCCGGTCGCCGCACCCAGCCACGACCTGGCCGTCACCGCCCTGGACCAGGGCATCGCCGTCCTCGACCGGACCACGAACGCGCTGGTCCGGGTGGATGAGAAGGGTGCCGGCCAGCCGACCACGCTGCCGCTGAACTCGCCCGGTGAGCTGCCGCCGCGCTCCGAGGACGACATGATCGCGATCACCCTGCCGGACGAGCGGCGGGTCTTCACCGTCACGCCGGCCGGTGTGCGTGACGTCACCATCCCGGATTCGGGTGGCGAGCTGCGGCCGGCGGTCACCTACCAGGGTTATCTGTATGTGCCGGAGAACGACGGCACGGTGCACGTCTTCGACAGCACCGGTAAGCAGCAGGCGCCGATCGACATCGACCGGCCCGGCGGTGACCTGGAGCTGGAGGTCCGGGAGAACCGGCTGTTCATCAACGCGCCCGGCTCCTCGACGGCCCGGGTCGTCGACGACAACCACGAGGTCCACAGCGTCGACAAGTACGACGACAACGTCCTCGGTGGTGACCCGCCGCCGGTGAAGGCGCCGCCCGCCCCGCCGAAGCAGGAGAAGCCGAAGAAGCCGCAGGCCGCGAAGCCCGGCGCCCCGCGTAGCGTGCGGGCCGCGGCCGGTAACGCCGAGGTCCGGGTCTCCTGGCAGGCCGCGCCGGACAACGGCGCCGCGATCAGCAAGTACGTGGTGGCCGGCGCGGGCCGCACCTTCCAGGTCGGCGCCGATCAGCGGTCGCTGGTGGTGGACCAGCTGATCAACGGCCAGAAATACAAGTTCGGGGTGCACGCGGTCAACCGCAAGGGTGACGGGCCGGGCCGCAGCAGCAACGAGGTCATGCCGACGGCCGAGGTGCCGGACGCACCGGGCGCCCCGGTGGCCGAGGCCAAGCCGGACGGCACGGTCGCGGTCACCTGGCCGGCCGCGAACGGGCAGGGCCACGACATCGTGCGGTACGCGGTGACGGCCGTGACCGAGGGCGGCACCGCCCCGATCGGTGAGGCGACCGGCACCGAACTGACCGTGGCCGCCGGCCAGGTCGAGTTCGGCAAGTCGTACGCGTTCACCGTCGTCGCGATCAACGACATCGGCGCCGGGTCCAAGGCGTCCGCGGTCAGCAACAGCGTCGTGCCGTTCGCCGCTCCGGGCGCTCCGGAGAACCTGGCCGCCGCCACCGTCGCCGGGCAGGCCGGGGCCGTGTCGGTGACGTGGACCGCGCCGGCCGACAACGGGCGGCCGATCACCAAGTACGTGGTCAAGGCCGGCGGTAAGGAGACCGAGGTCACCGCCACCTCGACCACCCTCACCGAGCTGGGCAACGGCACCAACGTGCAGGTCGAGGTGACCGCGGTCAACGAGGCCGGGCCCGGGCCGGCGGCGACCGCGTCGGCGCGTACCGTGGCGGCTCCCACGGTGACCGTCACCGGGGTGGACCCGACCTACAACACGGCGAAGGTGACGTTCTCGGTGAACAACGGCGGTGGTACGACCACCTGCACGCTCACCGTGACCGGCGGCGGCAAGGGCTCCACCGGCAGCTGCTCCTCACTGAGCGCCAGCGGTCTCAAACCGAGCACCAGCTACACGTTCACGGTCACCGCCAAGAACGCCGCGGGCAACCAGGCCAAGGGCATGGCCAAGACCACCGACGCCCTCTACGGCACCGCCACCTGCATCAACGGCAAGACCGGCGACCAGAAGACGTACTGCGACAAAGACGTCGACGGCCGCAACGGCAACGAGATCTTCAAGGTCACCAGGCAGGACGACGACCAGCAGGCGGGCTGGGTCGAGAACGGCACGAAACTCAAGACGTACTGCAAGAAGGCCGGTGAAGAGGTCTACGCGTTCGTCTACAACGACGACAAACGAAGCACGTGGTGGATCCAGGTGGACTACAAGGGCAAGACCTACATCCCGTGGGCGTGGCTGAACCTCGACGGCGGGGACGACCTGGGAGACCTGTCGACGTGCTGA
- a CDS encoding DUF3488 and transglutaminase-like domain-containing protein: protein MRLRLAVLSDYDGVTWKVGGVYRNAGRVLPSPDVPGGTAVTETRQQITITGLTGRLLPAVPTPTRITGARVAYDPASGTLISPEGLTEGLHYTAISEVQNPDLNQLPIADVPSGDAVSRYLTISAGAPEQVQKLADYLAEGNGAPYDKAVAIETFLAEHYQHVADAPSGHAFPNLRHFLFGRRDIGGQKGTSEQFAAAYAVLARMTGLPSRVVVGFTAPAAGGAVTAGDALAWPEVYFDGLGWVAFDPMPKTDEVRPVEEDFTPPTPSPPPSQSEPPPPTATDSASAGPEIAAPPTAAGPSAVLVASGTSGGVLLLIFGAAGAVVGMRSSQRKRRLTGGSPGQRIAGAWLEFTDALRLAGRPVPAHLSATEAVRHAAVVPRPVQRTGLLRRAVPDQPEVDEPPLPGLDGLVDAVNTAGFAPEAADAGQAQVAGAQVVAYAAALRERRSWWRRFWWSVHPGPLRWNRKPAADPPR from the coding sequence GTGCGACTGCGACTCGCCGTCCTCTCCGACTACGACGGCGTCACCTGGAAGGTCGGCGGCGTCTACCGCAACGCCGGCCGGGTGCTGCCCTCACCCGACGTTCCCGGCGGAACCGCGGTCACCGAGACCCGGCAGCAGATCACCATCACCGGGCTGACCGGCCGACTGCTGCCGGCAGTGCCGACACCGACCCGGATCACCGGCGCGCGGGTCGCCTACGACCCGGCCAGCGGCACCCTGATCAGCCCCGAAGGGCTCACCGAAGGCCTGCACTACACGGCGATCTCCGAGGTGCAGAATCCGGACCTCAACCAGCTCCCGATCGCCGACGTGCCGTCCGGCGACGCGGTCTCCCGCTACCTGACCATCAGCGCCGGAGCACCCGAGCAGGTGCAGAAACTGGCCGACTATCTGGCCGAGGGCAACGGTGCGCCGTACGACAAGGCCGTCGCGATCGAGACGTTCCTGGCCGAGCACTACCAGCACGTCGCCGACGCCCCGAGCGGGCACGCGTTCCCCAACCTGCGGCACTTCCTGTTCGGCCGGCGCGACATCGGCGGGCAGAAGGGCACGTCGGAGCAGTTCGCCGCGGCGTACGCGGTGCTGGCCCGCATGACCGGCCTGCCCAGCCGGGTCGTCGTCGGGTTCACCGCACCGGCCGCCGGTGGCGCGGTCACCGCCGGGGACGCACTCGCCTGGCCCGAGGTCTACTTCGACGGGCTGGGCTGGGTGGCGTTCGACCCGATGCCGAAGACCGATGAGGTACGCCCGGTCGAGGAGGATTTCACCCCGCCCACTCCGAGCCCACCGCCGTCCCAGTCGGAACCGCCGCCGCCCACCGCCACCGACTCGGCCTCGGCCGGGCCGGAGATCGCCGCGCCGCCCACAGCTGCTGGTCCGTCGGCGGTGCTGGTCGCGTCCGGGACGTCCGGGGGAGTGCTGCTGCTGATCTTCGGGGCGGCCGGTGCCGTGGTCGGGATGCGCAGTTCCCAGCGCAAACGCCGGCTGACCGGCGGGAGTCCCGGGCAGCGGATCGCGGGGGCATGGCTGGAGTTCACCGACGCGTTGCGGCTGGCGGGCCGACCGGTCCCGGCGCATCTGTCGGCGACCGAGGCGGTACGGCACGCGGCGGTCGTACCCCGGCCGGTGCAGCGGACCGGGCTGTTGCGCCGCGCCGTCCCCGATCAACCCGAAGTCGACGAGCCGCCGCTGCCCGGACTGGACGGGCTGGTGGATGCGGTCAACACGGCCGGGTTCGCGCCGGAGGCCGCCGACGCGGGGCAGGCACAGGTCGCCGGAGCGCAGGTGGTCGCCTATGCTGCGGCGCTGCGCGAGCGTCGCTCCTGGTGGCGGCGGTTCTGGTGGTCCGTACACCCGGGGCCGTTGCGTTGGAACCGCAAACCCGCCGCCGACCCGCCGCGCTGA
- a CDS encoding AAA family ATPase: MLTPAHIQGFADVANELATRIGTVVLGKPEVVRLALTAMFAQGHVLLEDVPGVGKTTLARAMAASIRGQWRRIQFTPDLLPSDVSGVTVFNQANRGFEFHPGPVFANLVIADEINRASPKTQSALLEVMEERRVTVDGVPHPVPQPFLVVATQNPVEMDGTYRLPEAQLDRFLVKLSVGYPSEEVEIEVLRGAAVRSPDGLEPVTDTNMIGEMTRMVAAVHIADTLYAYAVRLAAATRNHPQVRVGVSPRGVIALTRAASAYALINGRGYVLPEDFKDLVEPVFAHRVLLSADAQLRGVTPAEVLADALRSVPVPLPDQHVPA; this comes from the coding sequence GTGCTGACCCCCGCCCACATCCAGGGCTTCGCCGACGTCGCGAACGAGCTGGCCACCCGCATCGGCACCGTCGTGCTCGGCAAGCCCGAGGTGGTCCGGCTGGCGCTCACCGCGATGTTCGCCCAGGGTCACGTGCTGCTCGAGGACGTCCCCGGCGTCGGCAAGACCACCCTGGCCCGGGCGATGGCCGCGTCCATCCGCGGGCAGTGGCGACGCATCCAGTTCACGCCCGACCTGCTGCCCTCCGACGTGTCCGGCGTGACCGTCTTCAACCAGGCCAACCGCGGGTTCGAGTTCCATCCCGGGCCGGTCTTCGCCAACCTGGTGATCGCCGACGAGATCAACCGGGCGTCGCCGAAGACCCAGTCCGCGCTGCTGGAGGTGATGGAGGAACGCCGGGTCACCGTCGACGGCGTGCCGCATCCGGTGCCGCAGCCGTTCCTGGTCGTCGCCACCCAGAACCCGGTCGAGATGGACGGCACCTACCGGCTGCCCGAGGCACAGCTCGACCGGTTCCTGGTCAAACTCTCCGTCGGCTACCCGTCCGAGGAGGTCGAGATCGAGGTGCTGCGCGGCGCGGCGGTCCGGTCACCGGACGGCCTCGAACCGGTCACCGACACCAACATGATCGGCGAGATGACCCGGATGGTCGCGGCGGTGCACATCGCCGACACCCTCTACGCGTACGCCGTACGCCTGGCCGCCGCCACCCGAAACCACCCACAGGTCCGCGTCGGCGTCAGCCCCCGTGGTGTGATCGCCCTGACCCGGGCCGCCTCCGCCTACGCGCTGATCAACGGCCGTGGCTACGTCCTCCCGGAGGACTTCAAGGACCTGGTCGAGCCGGTCTTCGCCCACCGGGTGCTGCTCTCCGCCGACGCCCAGCTCCGTGGGGTGACCCCGGCCGAGGTGCTCGCCGACGCGCTGCGTTCGGTTCCCGTCCCGCTGCCCGACCAGCACGTTCCGGCCTGA